From the Argentina anserina chromosome 3, drPotAnse1.1, whole genome shotgun sequence genome, the window TTTACAATCGTCCCAGCAAGAACTACATGGATAGTGATTTGTGATCTGACTTCTGAGTTCTGTATAGTAGCATACTAGCATTAGACTGAATCAGTTACTTTGTGGTTGTGATTTTGCATTGTTTTGGACCATGAATTAGTGGTCAATCTGATCATCGTGATCTTTTTAAAGTAGATTTGGATTGTGAAAGGCAATTAACCAACTCAAGAATATTATGAAACCATCGGTGGCGTATGAACTCAATTGCCTATATATTTGCATAACATTTGGGTCCAGCGCGACTAGCACATACGAGTAGTCAAGACGCCGTTCTAAGATTTTCCATCTTAAAACCACTGCTCGCATCGAGCAATCGGGCATCCTAGATGTTTTAGTAGCTGACACTTTTATTTGCGTTAGAGGAGTCCGGTATTGAGCAGCCTAACTACTAAAAATGGATTAGTAAATATCCAGCGTCCTAATAACTTAGTTAGGGATCGATTCTACTCGAGCAGAGTGTCTTGTTATTCTTACTTTTTTAAAAACTGAAACACAAGGTCTCTTCAGTCTAACACTACGCTGTGTCGACTGTCGAGCTGGTCCCTTaatgaagtttctttcattaccaaaaaaaaacactacaCTGTGAAAGCTATCTAATCGACAAGCACGACGCTATGAAAGTTTGAATGATGGATGATGAGATATGTCGATACAAAAACTACACTCTCGTTAGGCCGGTCCCTCCAGCCGCCTACGAGGTCGAATCAGTGCCCGCTCATTGGCCATGAAAGGCTAATCAAGAAATTTGACTTTAACCTCCTCGATAAAACCCTAGATCCGCCACATCGTccgttttgttgttttgttccGAAACGATAACGCCATTTTGTCCCGGGGTCGGATTAGAATATAGTCGCCGGACGGAAGCATGCACTCGATCAAATGTAGTATAACTTTGTTGCCACTGTCGATTTGATTAGTGGTAAtttaagtagcacggacacgaaCACAGGTGTCCGTATTAGatacgattcgatacgtagacacgacatatatacatttttttagacatggacacgttaattaaatatttttaatatatatatttattaaaaaaattaatttataaatttcaaaatatttataattttaaatgtatatatatgtcaaactgtgcattaaaatgatgaaaagataacttgttagaataaTTAAAGACTTGATAGTACattggataaccaaggttcgtatcccaccacaagcattcttatttttatcacgagtttatctccttatatatatatatatatattaaagtgtgcataaatataacaaaaactaaatCTGTTAGAATgattgaggagttgttgagtgatttggatgaccaaggttcaaaTCTCACCATAAatattttcacttttattataagTTGGTCACGTATCCGGTATGTGTCCAAAGTCAATTAGCGTGTCCGAACGTATTCacgcgtgtccgtgtccgtgtcggacacgcaatacgctGTCCATAGCACGTGTCCCTGCTTCATAGGTGGTAATAATCACCTTCACATAAACTGCCTCCCTCTACCTACtcgatttgattattaatAATAGCCACCAAAAGTCCAAAACGACTATGAacattttcagaaaataaaagGTAACAATATGAACCCTAAGAGAAACACATGCCTTACGAATTATGATTGGAATTTGAATTTCCGTTGGAATGCACTAAGTGCGTGTCCCATGCTACTCGAGTTATAGCTCAAGTTAGTGATGCTTTCGAATGCACTATGTTCTGATTATTAATATCACCTCGGGTCAGTAGTCAGGTGTGACTTTCATCGATTGCTTTCATTTCTTATCATGACCACAATAGTGTCTATCTTTGTCCATCTGGACAAGACCACAGGGTAACCTCTCACCTCTGCCTTAGCTGATATTAATATGACACCTCTAGTACATTCTTAAGATAACTCGTATGAGTCTTATCGTTCTAGTAGGCCGCCATTTTTTATTTGCATGTCCATTCTTAATGACTTCATTCCCTGGTGATGGTTCGCTCTGTACGTTCCTGTGGTGTTTGATTTGACATAAGACAACATgtctattttgtttttctgccTCCTCTACATTGGTTTATATGTATTTGTAGCTACACTtacagagacagagagagagagagggagagagagagagcgcgCAAAGGCGGAATCAGGAGGGGGCCAACGGGGGCCACTCCCCcactcatttttattttttataaccCAAAAATCTAATTTTTTATCCTAactttttaatttgtttataaAGAAAATCTTCCATATTATTAcaatagataattgatcagatgaaaaaaaaatttaaaactttATACTTTTCTCTTATTTTGTATGTTTGACtcttttgttataatgtttACTAATTTTGAGATAAAGAGATTGAAAGATTTTATAAATTAACATAAAAACGAGATATATATTATCtcttttataaaaattaaataacttTATTGAGATAAAAAGATTAAGAGATTTTATAAATGAATATAAAAACgagatatatattatatatcttataaatattaaataatattacaattgtgagataaataaattttataaatgaacataaaagagagaaatatattatatatcttataaatattaaataactCTACAATTGTGAGATAAATAGATTTTATAAATGAACATaaaaatgagatatatattatatctCTTATATCTGTGTAAAAGAATATAATACTAATGATAAATATTAACGTATCTAATTTAAAagataatttataaataagatagtaacaaatatttttcgttccccccccccccccctataAAGATGAGTAATCTTTTACCCACACTCAACTAAGCTTCTGGTTCAGCCActgcgagagagagagagagagagagagagagagagagagatggggaAGAAGGAAAGCGGAGAAGGGGAAGAGACTACTCTTCCATTGTTTGAGAGCAAAAGAGCAAGATATAGAGGTTTCTACCGGGCTTTTGCATCAACTATATTCGTGTTTGTGTGTTTGATCTTGGCGTACAGACTAATAAACATCCCAAAAGCTGGGGAGAGAGGGAGATGGGCTTGGATTGGTATGCTCATGGCCGAGTTCTGGTTTGGTCTGTACTGGATCATCACTCAGTCTGTTCGCTGGAGTGTCACTTATCGTCAACCTCTCAAGAACAGACTCTCTCAGAGGTTTGCTAGCttcttatatattttacaTTCTAGTTCATACTTCATACATACGAGTGGAAGTGTAAAACAGTGACCAGTATATGAAATGATCGATAAGCATGAAGAAAATGAGTTAAGCTTTCATTTATATAAAGAAATGTCTTTCCTTATTTGCTTGGTTAgtttaagtatatatatagaaacctTTGTTTGTGTTATGCAGATTTGAGGACAAGTTACCCGGTTTTGATGTGTTTGTATGCACTGCTGACCCAAAAATGGAGCCGCCAAGTTTAGTGATTAACACTGTTTTATCAGTCCTATCCAGCAATTTTCCATCTGAGAAGTTGAGTGTTTATCTTTCTGATGATGGCGGTTCAGAGTTAACTTTCTATGCTCTATGGGAGGCGTCTCGGTTCTCGAAGAATTGGATACCCTTCTGCAAGAAGTTCAAGGTTGAACCAAGGGCACCGGAGGCCTACTTTGCACTGCATTCTGATGTTCATGACACCAAGTGCGGTCAAGAATGGTTTGATATCAAGGTGTGTGCTGTCATGTATTGAAACTAGATGGACATGGTTGATATTTTTACGtctttaattttgttgatAAAAGTACTAATTTATTCTCATTAGTATAATGTTATGTTGAAGAAACTTATCGATCAAAAAGTACTAATTAATTTACAATTCGTCTAATGTTGAAGAAACTCtatgaagaaatgaaaaatcgGATCGATTCTATTGTTGAAAGTTGCAAGATACCAGAAAAAACAAGGAATCAACACAAAGGGTTCTCAGAATGGAACCTTAAAGTAGCAAAgaatgatcatcattcaattgtGCAGGTACAGCAATTCTTAAATGATTGGTCTTTATATGTGTCCTTTTGTCATTTCTTGCCCCCTTGTTTTATTGATCTGCTTCTGATTTCTGTTGAAGATAATAACTGATGGAAGAGACACAAATGCTGTCGACAAAGATGGATGCCGATTACCAACCGTTGTGTACATGTCAAGAGAAAAGAGACCCCAACAACCACACAACTTCAAAGCTGGAGCCATGAATGCACTGGTTAGCATTAGCTTAATTCCTTTGCTTATTTCCATGTGTCAAGTGATTTTAACTTGAAATTTACAAGTACCATATAACTGAAAAGGCGATTTCCTTTCTACAGTTGAGAGTTTCATCAAAGATAAGCAATGCACCCTTCATTCTCAACTTGGACTGTGACATGTACGCAAACAACGCCGATGCAATACGAGAAGCACTGTGTTTCTTCTTGGATGAAAAGACTGGCCACGAGACAGCTTATGTGCAACATCCGCAGGTCTACAACAATGTCACAAAAAATGATATCTATGGAAATGAATGCATTGCAACTAATGCGGTGAGTATTATAAACCATGTCTGGAACTGTCTATTTCCTTTCAAGTTACTACTAAAATTAACGGCAAAGATCACGAAATTTCACTAAGAAATTATGATTTATGGAATTAGATTGAACTGGCTGGGTTAGGTGGATATGGAGCAGCATTGTATTGTGGCACCGGATGTTTCCATCGAAGAGCATGTCTTTGTGGCAAGAAGTATTCAAAGGGTAATATAGAAAAATGGAACATTGAGGGCCAGAAGAGCACCATGGACAATAGTATCCAAAAATTGGAGGAATCTACAAAACCTCTTATCGATTGTAGCTACGAGAAGGGGAGTCAATGGGGAAAAGAGGTATCATTTCCTGTCTCTTTGTCTCTCTTGCAAATTCAGAATATTAATCCGGAAGGtgatgatgaaatatttgCTGTGGCTATGCAGATGGGACTAATATATGGATGCCCTGTGGAAGATATAGTTACCGGTTTGGCAGTGCAATGCAGGGGATGGAAATCAGTTTACTACAATCCAGAAAGGCCTAACTTTCTTGGTGTTGCTCCAAACACCTTAGAAATAGCACTTGTTCAGCACAAGAGGTGGTCTGAGGGCATGTTTCAGATATTTTTCTCCAAGTATTGCCCCTTCATATATGGACATGGGAAGATACACTTTGGTGCCCAAATGGGATATTGCATCTACCTACTATGGGCTCCAGTTTCATTCCCAACTTTGTATTATGCAACTGTTCCTCCTCTTTGCTTGCTCCATGGAATTCCCTTGTTCCCCAAGGTACCTCTTTCTCACTCTTCTATCTTGATTGACATAAGATTTGTTAAGCTAAATGAGCAAAAGAAATCAGGGGCGGAATCCTTATACCTGAAACGTTGATAAAACATGAATTCAAGCCAATTCAATGTTGTCTCTGTTAAACCAGTGGCTTCTAATTGATTTTGCAGGTGTCAAGTCTATGGTTCCTAGCATTTGCTTATGTTTTTGTAGCAACAAATGCATACAGCATAGCCGAATATGTGATGTGTGGGGGAAAACTCAAAGCATGGTGGAATCTACAAAGAATTTGGCTGATCCGACGAATTACTTCATACTTctttgccttctttgacaCCATAAAGAGGCAATTAGGGCTATCTGAGACGCACTTCACCCTCACTGATAAGGTTGTCACCGACGATGTGTTAAAGAGGTACGAGCAAGAGGTTATGGAATTCGGAAGCTCAAGCATTATGTACACGATAATGGCAACGACGGCATTGCTGAGCTTGGTGAGCTTAGTTTGGGGGACAAAGCGGGTTGTGATGGATTTTGAGTTGAAGGGCTTAGACCAGTTCATCAGTCAAGTTATCCTTTGTGCCATACTGGTTTTGATCAACATACCAGTGTATGAGGCACTCTTCTTTCGTAGTGATAAGGGCCATATACCATCCTCTGTCATGTATAAGTCTGTTTTTATGCTCACACTGGCTTGCTTGATGCCTATCTAGCTAGGTAAATCTTATGATTTTAAGCAAAATTATATAGGAAATTTAGAGTATATCTACATGTATGTAACACCTGTATTTATAGAATTATAGATACAATAACAAATTTTATTATCCGTATAAAAAACCAAACGTTATTGCCAACGTGGTAAGTAGAATCATTTCACTTAAACATTTTTATAAGATTAAAAGCAAGTTGTTGTCGATCTAGTAATTTAGttcaatataaaattataaattattcAAATCAACGTGGTAATCAAGTAAATTTAGctcaattaaattaatttttaatttacgTAGTTGTAAATGACACCATGCGGATCCTATCACCGTAACTTGCAGAAGAGGGGGCTTACACTGCCTGGTTTCGACAGAACACAATGGAAGGTGACGCATGAGATGATAACATATAGAGCTAATTGGATCAAACCTTGTGGGCAGTCGACATCCAGATCAAATAATGGATCGTTTGACACTGTCAAATTTCAAAGTGTTGAAATATTCAAACCAACAAAGAAGAAATGGATCATCTACAACTCGTCTAGTACTGATTGAGTTTGATGCAGGGTTTGATCAGTCACCATCATCAAACTTCAACATAGACGTCTCAACTAAATTAGtaattaatatatttaattttcagATAAAAATATAGCAACCATCAAATTAAGAAGATAAAATGATATAaacaaagaagatgaaaagatTCCTTATCAAATCATGCCAAATGGTATCGACTGTATAAAGCAGTGGCGGATCTTGGACGGGTGTTTAAGGGATGTTTGATATAGAATTGTAATTTATGGAGGATTTGAAATTTGACCGAAGgcaaaaatttttttttgataatgTACTCAAAATACTATGTGATTCACTTTTGAACTGATTGTTTTACATTATCTGCATCAAAATACCTCCAAACATATGTAACCGACGGTAGATGGAAAACAAACGTAGAAACCCAGAAATCCCAAATGGGAAAATCCCCAATTCAATCATGACATCCCGTGCTCACTAGAGGAGTGGAGGCCGCGCATAATTTCTTAGTGGAATAGTGGAGTGAGTCCGATCTCAAATGCGATCTATCACTATAATTTAAGAATTAAGCTTTAGTTTTTAGGGTtagatatttaattttatggaaaaaaagaagggaaaagaagacacaagagataaaaagaaaaaaaaattggtggtCCGTGTGAAATTAGAGAGCTTAGTGTGGGAGGAGATtatgtgtgggtgtgtgtatGTGTAGATATTGGTGGAGGGATTGAGTGTGGGAGAGAATGGGAGAGAGTATGTGATGCTAgtcataattaaaaaaaaattaataataatttttttatctttctaATTGACTTGTGATGCTTGAGCATCCCTAATCTTGCAATAAGATACGCCCCTAGactataaagtataaacacaAACACGCATCTGGTACATGTCCCTGACATATAATACAGAGAAGCTCAGACAGAGAAAATATACAGAGAATAGAGAGCTGGATTGGCTTAATATGGGAG encodes:
- the LOC126787733 gene encoding cellulose synthase-like protein E6 isoform X1, translated to MGKKESGEGEETTLPLFESKRARYRGFYRAFASTIFVFVCLILAYRLINIPKAGERGRWAWIGMLMAEFWFGLYWIITQSVRWSVTYRQPLKNRLSQRFEDKLPGFDVFVCTADPKMEPPSLVINTVLSVLSSNFPSEKLSVYLSDDGGSELTFYALWEASRFSKNWIPFCKKFKVEPRAPEAYFALHSDVHDTKCGQEWFDIKKLYEEMKNRIDSIVESCKIPEKTRNQHKGFSEWNLKVAKNDHHSIVQIITDGRDTNAVDKDGCRLPTVVYMSREKRPQQPHNFKAGAMNALLRVSSKISNAPFILNLDCDMYANNADAIREALCFFLDEKTGHETAYVQHPQVYNNVTKNDIYGNECIATNAIELAGLGGYGAALYCGTGCFHRRACLCGKKYSKGNIEKWNIEGQKSTMDNSIQKLEESTKPLIDCSYEKGSQWGKEMGLIYGCPVEDIVTGLAVQCRGWKSVYYNPERPNFLGVAPNTLEIALVQHKRWSEGMFQIFFSKYCPFIYGHGKIHFGAQMGYCIYLLWAPVSFPTLYYATVPPLCLLHGIPLFPKVSSLWFLAFAYVFVATNAYSIAEYVMCGGKLKAWWNLQRIWLIRRITSYFFAFFDTIKRQLGLSETHFTLTDKVVTDDVLKRYEQEVMEFGSSSIMYTIMATTALLSLVSLVWGTKRVVMDFELKGLDQFISQVILCAILVLINIPVYEALFFRSDKGHIPSSVMYKSVFMLTLACLMPI
- the LOC126787733 gene encoding cellulose synthase-like protein E6 isoform X2, giving the protein MGLDWYAHGRVLVWSVLDHHSVCSLECHLSSTSQEQTLSEKPLFVLCRFEDKLPGFDVFVCTADPKMEPPSLVINTVLSVLSSNFPSEKLSVYLSDDGGSELTFYALWEASRFSKNWIPFCKKFKVEPRAPEAYFALHSDVHDTKCGQEWFDIKKLYEEMKNRIDSIVESCKIPEKTRNQHKGFSEWNLKVAKNDHHSIVQIITDGRDTNAVDKDGCRLPTVVYMSREKRPQQPHNFKAGAMNALLRVSSKISNAPFILNLDCDMYANNADAIREALCFFLDEKTGHETAYVQHPQVYNNVTKNDIYGNECIATNAIELAGLGGYGAALYCGTGCFHRRACLCGKKYSKGNIEKWNIEGQKSTMDNSIQKLEESTKPLIDCSYEKGSQWGKEMGLIYGCPVEDIVTGLAVQCRGWKSVYYNPERPNFLGVAPNTLEIALVQHKRWSEGMFQIFFSKYCPFIYGHGKIHFGAQMGYCIYLLWAPVSFPTLYYATVPPLCLLHGIPLFPKVSSLWFLAFAYVFVATNAYSIAEYVMCGGKLKAWWNLQRIWLIRRITSYFFAFFDTIKRQLGLSETHFTLTDKVVTDDVLKRYEQEVMEFGSSSIMYTIMATTALLSLVSLVWGTKRVVMDFELKGLDQFISQVILCAILVLINIPVYEALFFRSDKGHIPSSVMYKSVFMLTLACLMPI